The Sinorhizobium fredii genome contains the following window.
CGGCGCGCACATGGTGGGCGCGGAAGTCACCGAGCTCATCCAGGGCTTCGTCGTTGCCATGAATCTGGAGACGACCGAGGAAGAGCTGATGCACACGATCTTCCCGCATCCGACGCTCTCCGAAATGATGAAGGAAAGCGTGCTCGACGCCTACGGAAAAGTCCTGAACGCCTGATGACGTGCGACCGTTCGGAACTTGCGGTATGCTCACGCATTGATTGCGTAGCATCTTCAGTGCGCGGAGGTCGTCATGAGCGTCAATGGCGTGGGCATTTTGGCAGCGATCATCATCGGTGGGCTGGCCGGCTGGCTGGCGGAGAAATTCATGAACAGCCAGATGGGCCTGTTCATGAACATCATCCTCGGCATCATCGGCGCGGTCGTCTTGAACTTCATCCTGGCGGCATTCGGCATGGCCTATACGGGCTGGATCGCCTATCTGGTCGTCGGCTTCATCGGCGCCTGCCTGCTGATCGCCGCGGGCCGCGCCGTTCGAGGATAGAAGTCCATTCGCCATTCAATCGCGGTCGGGCTGCCATGCAAATGGTGGCCTGACTTTTCATGTCCGGCTGTTTATATAGATCGAAATCGCCGACGGCTTCTGGCCGCATGCTCGATAAGACGAAGGAAGAAACATGGTAACGGTTTTCGACGCGGTCTCGGATCGGGCTCAGCGCATTCGCCATCCGGAAAAGGCGCACCGCCCGGATACGGAAGTGCTGCGCAAGCCGGACTGGATTCGCGTGAAGGCGCCGACCTCGAAGGGTTACCAGGAGACCCGCTCGATCGTGAAGAGCAACAAGCTCGTCACCGTCTGCGAGGAGGCCGGCTGCCCGAACATCGGCGAATGTTGGGACAAGAAGCACGCCACCTTCATGATCATGGGCGAGATCTGCACGCGCGCCTGCGCCTTCTGCAACGTGGCGACCGGCAAGCCGAACGCCCTCGACCTCGAAGAGCCCGCCAACGTCGCCAAGGCCGTCAAGCAGATGGGCTTGAGCCATGTCGTCATCACCTCGGTCGACCGTGACGACCTGGAGGACGGCGGCGCCGAGCATTTCGAGAAGGTGATCTTTGCGATCCGCGAGGCCTCGCCCACGACGACGATCGAAATCCTGACGCCCGACTTCCTCAAGAAGCCAGGTGCGCTGGAGCGGGTGGTCGCCGCCAAGCCCGACGTCTTCAACCACAATCTCGAGACCGTGCCGGGCAACTACCTCACGGTGCGCCCGGGCGCCCGCTACTTCCATTCGATCCGTCTCCTGCAGCGGGTGAAGGAACTCGATCCGACGATGTTCACCAAGTCCGGCATCATGGTCGGTCTCGGCGAGGAGCGGAACGAGGTGCTGCAACTGATGGACGACCTGCGCACCGCCGACGTCGATTTCCTGACGATCGGCCAGTACCTGCAGCCGACCCGCAAGCATCACAAGGTCGAGAAGTTCGTCACCCCCGAGGAGTTCAAGTCCTACGAGACGGTCGCCTATACCAAGGGCTTCCTGATGGTGGCGTCGAGCCCGCTGACCCGCTCCTCGCACCATGCCGGCGACGATTTCGCACGGCTGAAGGCGGCGCGCGAGAAGAAGCTCGGGGCGGAGTAGCTCTTCGCCGGCCGCCGATACGGGATCAATAGCCGCGGCGTTCCGATGTCGCGGCTTTCCTTTTGTGGAGACGGCATGGCACAGGATCTGACAGATATTGCCGAGGCAGCGGGCCATCTCGCGCAGGCGAGGCGGATTCTCGTGATCGGCTGCTCCGGTGGCGGCAAAACCACTCTCGCGCGGTGGCTTTCCACCCGCTTCGATCTACCCTTCATCTCCATGGACCGCGAATTCTTCTGGCTGCCCGGCTGGAACTCGCGCCCACGCGCGGAACAGCGGGCAATGATCGCCGCCAAGGTCGATCAGCCGCGATGGATTATGGACGGAACAAACCCTTCGAGCTTCGATCTAAGGATGCCGCGCACGGAGGTCGTTCTTTGGGTGCGTATGCCGCGCCTGCTTTGTCTGTGGGGGGCGGTGCGCCGCTGGTTGAAATGGCGAGGCCAGGCGCGGCCGGAAATGGCCGACGGCTGCCCCGAGCGATTGAGTTTGGAATTCGTTCGCTACATCTGGACCTTCGAACGCAAATTCGCCCCCATCGTCGAAGCCGGGCTCCATGAGCACGCAGTGCCCGTTCTCCAGATAAGAAGCCGGGCACAAATGCGCCAACTCCTTGATCTTCTCTCGGCTCGGCCTTAACTCCAAACTATGCCGCATTTCGAAACCAACCATGTCGTAAAGCACTCGGCGGAACAGATGTTCAACCTCGTCGCCGATGTCGAGCGCTATCCGGAATTCCTGCCGCTCTGCGAGGCGCTGAGCGTGCGATCGCGTAAGGAGCGCGACGGCAAGGCGTTGCTGCTGGCCGACATGACGGTTGGCTACAAGGCCATCCGCGAGACCTTTACGACTCAGGTTCTGCTGAAGCCGGCCGAGCGGCTGATCGACGTCAACTACATCGAGGGGCCGTTCAAGTATCTCGACAATGTCTGGCGCTTCGAACCGGTGAACGAGAGAGAGTCGATCGTCCACTTCTATATCGACTACGAGTTCAAGAGCCGCATCCTCGGCGCCCTGATGGGCTCGATGTTCGATCGCGCCTTCCGCATGTTCTCGGAAGCCTTCGAGAAACGCGCCGACGCGGTCTACGGCACCTGAGCGATCTCCCTGAGAAGATCGAGCGCCGTCTTCACCGTCGCGAGCCGCACCGCATTGCGGCCGATCGCGCCGTAGCGCATCTCTCGGTGGAGGATATTGCACGACCGCGTTGCAGCCGCGAGGTGAACGAGCCCGACAGGCTTCTCCGCCGAGCCGCCCCTTGGGCCTGCAATGCCCGTCACCGCCACCGCGAGATCGGCGCGGGAGTGGGCGATGGCGCCGCGGACCATTTCCGC
Protein-coding sequences here:
- a CDS encoding AAA family ATPase, with product MAQDLTDIAEAAGHLAQARRILVIGCSGGGKTTLARWLSTRFDLPFISMDREFFWLPGWNSRPRAEQRAMIAAKVDQPRWIMDGTNPSSFDLRMPRTEVVLWVRMPRLLCLWGAVRRWLKWRGQARPEMADGCPERLSLEFVRYIWTFERKFAPIVEAGLHEHAVPVLQIRSRAQMRQLLDLLSARP
- a CDS encoding CinA family protein translates to MWPADIEQAARDIIADFTARGLKIATAESCTGGLIAAALTEIAGSSAVVDRGFVTYSNEAKIDMLGVDAATLAANGAVSHETAAEMVRGAIAHSRADLAVAVTGIAGPRGGSAEKPVGLVHLAAATRSCNILHREMRYGAIGRNAVRLATVKTALDLLREIAQVP
- a CDS encoding GlsB/YeaQ/YmgE family stress response membrane protein, whose product is MSVNGVGILAAIIIGGLAGWLAEKFMNSQMGLFMNIILGIIGAVVLNFILAAFGMAYTGWIAYLVVGFIGACLLIAAGRAVRG
- a CDS encoding type II toxin-antitoxin system RatA family toxin, producing the protein MPHFETNHVVKHSAEQMFNLVADVERYPEFLPLCEALSVRSRKERDGKALLLADMTVGYKAIRETFTTQVLLKPAERLIDVNYIEGPFKYLDNVWRFEPVNERESIVHFYIDYEFKSRILGALMGSMFDRAFRMFSEAFEKRADAVYGT
- the lipA gene encoding lipoyl synthase codes for the protein MVTVFDAVSDRAQRIRHPEKAHRPDTEVLRKPDWIRVKAPTSKGYQETRSIVKSNKLVTVCEEAGCPNIGECWDKKHATFMIMGEICTRACAFCNVATGKPNALDLEEPANVAKAVKQMGLSHVVITSVDRDDLEDGGAEHFEKVIFAIREASPTTTIEILTPDFLKKPGALERVVAAKPDVFNHNLETVPGNYLTVRPGARYFHSIRLLQRVKELDPTMFTKSGIMVGLGEERNEVLQLMDDLRTADVDFLTIGQYLQPTRKHHKVEKFVTPEEFKSYETVAYTKGFLMVASSPLTRSSHHAGDDFARLKAAREKKLGAE